Proteins from a genomic interval of Papaver somniferum cultivar HN1 chromosome 4, ASM357369v1, whole genome shotgun sequence:
- the LOC113273315 gene encoding DEAD-box ATP-dependent RNA helicase 17-like — protein sequence MFVYDNDENDKTDLPFVSLSFCVLKDTVNNRKKRNKLGLKSLKMAKKGEEEKSKGDDVFASCTFSSLGLQSTLCDELIDKMGYEAPTIVQAKAIPLILSGKHVLVNAATGTGKTIVYLVPLIHPLQMYNPRIERSHGTMALVLVPTRELCIQVYEILQKLLHRFHWIVPGFVMGGENRSKEKARLRKGISILVATPGRLLDHLKNTSSFVHSNLRWIIFDEADRILELGFGKEIEDILDVLGSRKNGSDDKTDGVSKLPKFHRQNLLLSATLNEKVNHLANISLENPVLVGLDEKKSSGEMQKPSHKHLGDLISNDDIKSEQPTLKSGSDAGYNLPAQLIQTCKRYSFLPCGSRLVVLLSILKNLFQKEPSRKIVVFFSTCDAVDFHYSLLSEFQLSSDVESGTQQKQKFFSGKLLCLHGSMEQEGRRTSFQGFKTDRSALLLCTDVAARGLDFPKVRCIIQYDSPGDASEYVHRVGRTARLGERGDALLFLQPVEMDYLKDLEKHGVSLKEYPLLKVLDSFPITGQKPQHVKKFVPLELHPWVVILQRALESFIGAEEKMKQMAKDAFCSWIRAYTAHRGDLKRIFMVKRLHLGHVAKSFGLKDQPSMVGRAFQVKAKKNKKDLKHHKGPMRKRKIWKT from the exons ATGTTTGTTTATGATAATGACGAAAATGATAAAACTGATTTACCATTTGTGTCACTGAGTTTCTGTGTTTTGAAAG ACACTGTTAACAAtcgtaagaaaagaaataaaCTTGGATTGAAAAGCTTAAAAATGGCgaaaaaaggagaagaagagaaatcaAAAGGAGATGATGTGTTTGCATCTTGTACTTTCTCTAGTTTGGGTCTTCAGTCTACCTTATGTGATGAGCTTATAG ATAAGATGGGATATGAGGCTCCAACTATTGTGCAAGCTAAAGCTATTCCACTTATTCTCTCTGGGAAACATGT ACTTGTGAATGCGGCGACTGGTACTGGAAAGACCATAGTATATCTGGTTCCACTAATTCATCCTTTACAAATGTACAATCCTAGAATTGAACGGTCTCATGGAACAATGG cGTTGGTACTTGTACCAACGCGAGAATTGTGTATTCAGGTATATGAAATACTTCAAAAGTTACTGCACCGATTCCATTGGATAGTTCCAGGTTTTGTAATGGGAGGTGAGAACAGGTCAAAGGAGAAAGCCAGGCTTCGCAAAG GAATATCTATTCTTGTGGCAACTCCTGGACGCCTTTTGGACCACTTAAAAAATACGTCATCTTTTGTGCACTCTAACTTGCGGTGGATAATTTTTGATGAAGCAGATAG AATTTTAGAGTTGGGTTTTGgtaaagagatagaagatatactTGATGTTTTGGGTTCCAGGAAAAATGGGTCCGATGACAAGACGGATGGAGTGTCAAAGCTTCCCAAATTCCATAGGCAGAACTTGTTATTGTCAGCAACTTTAAATGAAAAAGTAAACCATCTAGCTAATATTAGCTTAGAAAACCCAGTTCTGGTTGGTCTTGATGAGAAGAAGAGTTCTGGTGAAATGCAAAAACCGTCACATAAACATCTAGGGGATTTGATATCTAATGACGATATAAAGTCTGAACAACCGACATTAAAAAGTGGTTCAGATGCGGGCTATAACCTACCAGCTCAGTTAATTCAGACATGTAAAAGGTACTCTTTCT TGCCTTGCGGTTCCCGTCTAGTGGTACTTCTGTCCATTCTTAAAAATCTTTTTCAGAAAGAACCTTCTCGAAAG ATTGTGGTATTCTTCTCAACATGTGATGCTGTGGATTTCCACTACTCACTCCTAAGTGAATTTCAATTGTCCTCCGACGTGGAATCAGGAACACAGCAGAAACAGAAATTCTTTAGTGGTAAACTTCTATGCTTACATGGTAGCATGGAACAGGAAGGCCGTCGTACCTCGTTTCAGGGATTCAAAACCGATAGATCAGCCCTTCTCTTATGCACAGACGTTGCTGCAAGAGGGTTAGATTTTCCGAAAGTGAGATGTATCATTCAGTATGACTCTCCAGGAGATGCTAGTGAATACGTGCACAG AGTTGGAAGAACAGCTCGACTCGGAGAAAGAGGAGATGCATTGTTATTTTTACAGCCCGTTGAAATGGATTATTTAAAAGACCTGGAAAAGCATGGTGTGTCGCTTAAAGAGTATCCTCTTCTCAAGGTCCTGGACAGTTTCCCAATTACTGGTCAGAAGCCTCAGCATGTTAAGAAGTTTGTACCATTGGAGTTGCATCCATGGGTTGTGATTCTGCAGAGAGCACTCGAATCTTTCATTGGTGCAGAG GAAAAGATGAAGCAGATGGCGAAGGACGCATTTTGTTCTTGGATACGTGCATATACAGCTCATCGTGGCGACCTGAAGAGGATTTTTATGGTGAAGAGACTTCACTTAGGACACGTGGCAAAGAGTTTTGGGCTCAAAGACCAACCTTCCATGGTTGGGAGAGCATTCCAAGTGAAAgctaagaagaataagaaagatcTGAAGCATCACAAAGGGCCAATGAGAAAGAGAAAAATCTGGAAAACCTGA